The following coding sequences are from one Lolium rigidum isolate FL_2022 chromosome 6, APGP_CSIRO_Lrig_0.1, whole genome shotgun sequence window:
- the LOC124665001 gene encoding peroxidase A2-like, whose translation MRRQSGGAGWWWRGGGAVAWWGAVVLAHLVTPGRAGLLETNPGLAYNFYQTSCPSAEATVKSITWQMVAANPALAGRLLRLHFHDCFVQGCDASILLDTPASQNEKSAPPNGSVGGYEVIDAIKTKLEATCPGVVSCADIVALAARDAVSYQFQASLWQVETGRRDGSSSLASNAGALPSFSAGFAGLLASFAAQGLNVTDLVALSGAHTIGKASCSSVTPRLYAGNATSVDPLLDSTLAAVLIGKCPNNASSSAATVDLDGNTPLKFDGIYYTNLINKRGLLASDAALMQNAAAAAIVNDLTNPIKFYAAFAMSMKKMGRVNVLTAKNGKGKIRAQCRAP comes from the exons ATGAGGCGGCAATCAGGAGGAGCGGGGtggtggtggcgaggaggaggagcagtggCGTGGTGGGGCGCCGTTGTCCTCGCCCATTTAGTGACCCCCGGCCGCGCGGGGCTCCTCGAGACCAACCCCGGCCTCGCCTATAACTTCTACCAGACCTCCTGCCCCAGCGCCGAGGCCACCGTCAAGAGCATCACATGGCAGATGGTCGCCGCCAACCCAGCCCTCGCCGGAAGGCTCCTCAGGCTCcacttccacgactgcttcgtaCAG GGCTGCGACGCGTCCATCCTGCTCGACACCCCGGCGTCGCAGAACGAGAAGTCGGCGCCGCCCAACGGCTCCGTGGGGGGCTACGAggtgatcgacgccatcaagaccAAGCTCGAGGCCACCTGCCCGGGGGTcgtctcctgcgccgacatcGTCGCGCTCGCGGCCCGCGACGCCGTCTCCTACCAGTTCCAGGCCTCGCTCTGGCAGGTGGAGACCGGCCGCCGCGACGGGTCCTCCTCCCTCGCCAGCAACGCCGGCGCGCTGCCCTCCTTCTCGGCCGGCTTCGCCGGCCTCCTCGCCAGCTTCGCGGCGCAGGGGCTCAACGTCACCGACCTCGTCGCGCTCTCCGGCGCGCACACCATCGGCAAGGCCAGCTGCTCCAGCGTCACCCCCCGGCTCTACGCCGGCAACGCCACCAGCGTCGACCCGCTGCTCGACTCCACGCTCGCGGCCGTGCTCATCGGCAAGTGCCCCAACAACGCCAGCTCCTCGGCCGCCACCGTCGACCTCGACGGCAACACGCCACTCAAGTTCGACGGCATTTACTACACCAACCTCATCAACAAGCGCGGCCTGCTCGCATCCGACGCCGCGCTCATGCAGaacgccgccgcagccgccatCGTCAACGACCTCACCAACCCCATCAAGTTCTACGCCGCCTTCGCCATGTCCATGAAGAAGATGGGACGCGTCAACGTCCTCACCGCCAAGAACGGCAAGGGCAAGATCAGGGCGCAGTGCCGGGCGCCCTGA